Proteins encoded together in one Pseudoroseomonas cervicalis window:
- a CDS encoding GNAT family N-acetyltransferase produces the protein MTIARAFTKADLDACFAIRREVFVEEQAVPEAMEYDEFDATALHFLARREGAPAATARVVFKEGGRVAKIGRVAVRQALRGSGLGAAIMRAIEADPALEGAEQLVLEAQSYAIPFYERLGYAAEGEEYLDVGIPHRLMRKAR, from the coding sequence ATGACCATCGCCCGCGCCTTCACCAAAGCCGATCTCGACGCCTGCTTCGCCATCCGCCGCGAGGTCTTCGTCGAGGAGCAGGCGGTGCCGGAGGCGATGGAGTATGACGAGTTCGACGCCACCGCCCTGCATTTCCTGGCCCGGCGGGAGGGCGCGCCGGCCGCCACGGCGCGGGTGGTGTTCAAGGAGGGCGGGCGGGTGGCCAAGATCGGCCGCGTCGCGGTGCGCCAGGCGCTGCGCGGCAGCGGGCTGGGGGCCGCCATCATGCGCGCCATCGAGGCCGACCCGGCGCTGGAGGGCGCGGAGCAGCTGGTGCTGGAGGCGCAGAGCTACGCCATCCCCTTCTATGAGCGGCTGGGCTATGCGGCGGAGGGCGAGGAGTATCTGGATGTCGGCATTCCGCACCGGCTGATGCGGAAGGCCCGGTAG
- a CDS encoding DUF3830 family protein, with the protein MADIAIDIGGEIFHADFEEAAAPRTVARFRTLLPYQDRIIHVRWSGEACWIPMGERDLGIGYENATSYPAPGQIIVHPGGMSETEILVAYGPCCFASKAGQLAGNHFLTIKGDLDRLATVCRSVLWDGNKPITFRKA; encoded by the coding sequence TTGGCCGACATCGCGATCGACATCGGCGGCGAAATCTTCCACGCCGATTTCGAGGAAGCCGCCGCGCCGCGCACCGTCGCCCGCTTCCGCACCCTGCTGCCCTATCAGGACCGCATCATCCATGTGCGCTGGTCCGGCGAGGCCTGCTGGATCCCGATGGGCGAGCGCGATCTCGGCATCGGCTACGAGAACGCCACCTCCTACCCCGCCCCGGGCCAGATCATCGTCCACCCGGGCGGCATGAGCGAGACCGAGATCCTGGTCGCCTACGGCCCCTGCTGCTTCGCCAGCAAGGCCGGCCAGCTCGCCGGCAACCACTTCCTGACCATCAAGGGCGACCTGGACAGGCTGGCCACGGTCTGCCGCTCGGTGCTGTGGGACGGCAACAAGCCGATCACCTTCAGGAAGGCCTGA
- a CDS encoding prephenate dehydratase encodes MSGVIAFQGMPGAYSDLACRSAYPGWTTLPCPSFEAAMAAVRDGRAGLAMLPCENSLAGRVPDIHRLLPDSGLHTVGEHYQRVEHCLLAHKGATIEGLKRAHSHPVALGQVLNLLRDLKLEPVIEADTAGAAKLLAEQPSLEDAAIASSLAAEIYGLEILRRNVEDAAHNTTRFYVMSKTPAAPPIDIANPVTTFVFRVRNIPAALYKALGGFATNGVNMTKLESYMLDGHFTATQFLCDVDGHPEQPGLKRALEELAFFSRELKVLGTYAAHPYRLGQAAEAD; translated from the coding sequence ATGAGTGGTGTGATCGCCTTCCAGGGCATGCCCGGCGCCTATTCCGACCTGGCCTGCCGCAGCGCCTATCCCGGCTGGACCACCCTCCCCTGCCCCAGCTTCGAGGCCGCCATGGCAGCCGTGCGCGACGGCCGCGCCGGGCTGGCCATGCTGCCCTGCGAGAACTCGCTGGCCGGCCGGGTGCCCGACATCCACCGCCTGCTGCCCGATTCCGGCCTGCACACGGTGGGCGAGCACTACCAGCGCGTCGAGCACTGCCTGCTGGCCCATAAGGGCGCCACCATCGAGGGGCTGAAGCGCGCGCACAGCCACCCGGTGGCGCTCGGCCAGGTGCTGAACCTGCTGCGCGACCTGAAGCTGGAGCCGGTGATCGAGGCCGACACCGCCGGCGCCGCCAAGCTGCTGGCCGAGCAGCCCAGCCTGGAGGACGCGGCCATCGCCTCCTCCCTCGCCGCCGAGATCTACGGGCTCGAGATCCTGCGCCGCAACGTCGAGGACGCGGCGCACAACACCACGCGCTTCTACGTCATGTCGAAGACGCCGGCCGCGCCGCCGATCGACATCGCCAATCCGGTGACCACCTTCGTCTTCCGCGTCCGCAACATCCCGGCCGCGCTGTACAAGGCGCTGGGCGGCTTCGCCACCAACGGCGTCAACATGACCAAGCTCGAGAGCTACATGCTCGACGGGCATTTCACCGCGACGCAGTTCCTCTGCGACGTCGATGGCCACCCCGAGCAGCCCGGCCTGAAGCGGGCGCTGGAGGAGCTGGCCTTCTTCTCGCGCGAGCTGAAGGTGCTCGGCACCTATGCCGCGCATCCCTACCGGCTGGGCCAGGCGGCGGAGGCGGATTGA
- a CDS encoding cytochrome c family protein, translating to MSLEVNKAFAAVLTAGIAFMVAGLVGETVVHPHRLEKTAIAIEGVGESAAPAAAAEPALDPVEPLLAAANADAGRQLAGRLCASCHSFEQGGANRVGPNLYGVVGNHHAHLDNFNYSPAMKGLSDKPWDYAALNEFLAAPARAIRGTRMAFAGIRDVKQRADVIAYLRSLSANPAPLP from the coding sequence ATGAGCTTGGAGGTCAACAAGGCGTTCGCGGCCGTCCTCACCGCCGGCATCGCCTTCATGGTGGCGGGCCTGGTGGGCGAAACCGTGGTGCATCCGCACCGCCTTGAGAAGACGGCGATCGCCATCGAGGGCGTCGGCGAAAGCGCGGCCCCTGCCGCGGCCGCCGAGCCGGCGCTGGATCCGGTGGAGCCGCTGCTGGCCGCCGCCAATGCCGATGCGGGCCGCCAGCTGGCCGGGCGGCTCTGCGCCTCCTGCCACAGCTTCGAGCAGGGTGGCGCGAACCGCGTCGGCCCGAACCTGTATGGCGTGGTCGGCAACCACCATGCGCATCTGGACAATTTCAACTACTCGCCGGCGATGAAGGGCCTGTCCGACAAGCCCTGGGACTATGCCGCGCTGAACGAGTTCCTGGCCGCGCCGGCCCGCGCCATCCGCGGCACCCGCATGGCCTTCGCCGGCATCCGCGACGTGAAGCAGCGCGCCGATGTCATCGCCTATCTGCGCAGCCTGTCCGCCAACCCGGCGCCGCTGCCCTGA
- the hisN gene encoding histidinol-phosphatase gives MQELIAAAEAAAEAAGAVIRPLFRSALLVEAKGDASPVTEADRAAERAIRALLAERFPGHGVIGEEYGAERADAEYVWVIDPIDGTRAFVTGRPLFGSLIGLLHKGRPVLGLIDQPATGERWLGVAGQPLQFRSPMGGTPRTRRCAALSEAELSCTSPDMFSPAQAPRHAKLRQAVRRVTWGGDCYAYGLVALGLVDVIAEGDLKPWDWVALQPVLESAGGSLTDWQGQPLRLDGPGEVIALGDRSLLPAVIDALS, from the coding sequence ATGCAGGAGCTGATCGCGGCGGCCGAAGCGGCCGCCGAGGCGGCGGGGGCGGTCATCCGCCCCCTTTTCCGTTCCGCCCTGCTGGTCGAGGCCAAGGGCGATGCCAGCCCGGTGACGGAGGCCGACCGCGCCGCCGAGCGCGCGATCCGCGCCCTGCTGGCCGAGCGGTTTCCCGGCCATGGCGTGATCGGCGAGGAATACGGCGCCGAGCGGGCGGATGCCGAGTATGTCTGGGTGATCGACCCGATCGACGGCACCCGCGCCTTCGTCACCGGCCGTCCGCTCTTCGGCAGCCTGATCGGGCTGCTGCACAAGGGCCGCCCGGTGCTGGGCCTGATCGACCAGCCCGCCACCGGCGAGCGCTGGCTGGGCGTCGCGGGCCAGCCCCTGCAGTTCCGCAGCCCGATGGGCGGCACGCCGCGCACCCGCCGCTGCGCCGCGCTGTCCGAGGCCGAGCTCTCCTGCACCAGCCCGGACATGTTTTCCCCCGCTCAGGCGCCGCGCCACGCGAAGCTTCGCCAGGCGGTCCGCCGCGTCACCTGGGGCGGCGATTGCTACGCCTATGGGCTGGTCGCGCTGGGCCTGGTCGATGTCATCGCCGAGGGCGACCTGAAGCCCTGGGACTGGGTGGCGCTGCAGCCGGTGCTCGAATCGGCGGGCGGCAGCCTGACCGACTGGCAGGGCCAGCCGCTCCGCCTGGACGGGCCGGGCGAGGTGATCGCGCTGGGCGACCGCTCGCTGCTGCCGGCGGTGATCGACGCGCTGAGCTGA
- a CDS encoding NifU family protein produces MFIETEATPNPATLKFLPGQDVMGSRGTADFTSAESAARSPLAERLFGLDGVARIFLGSDFVTVTKVEGVEWQALKPQVLGAIMEHFMAGRPVVLEAEGDAALEDSDPADAEIVAQIKELLDTRVRPAVAGDGGDIVFRGFRDGIVKLHLQGACSGCPSSRATLKHGVENMLRHYVPEVMAVEQVDA; encoded by the coding sequence ATGTTCATCGAGACGGAAGCGACCCCGAACCCCGCCACCCTGAAGTTCCTGCCCGGCCAGGACGTGATGGGCAGCCGCGGCACCGCCGATTTCACCAGCGCCGAAAGCGCCGCCCGCTCGCCGCTGGCCGAGCGGCTGTTCGGCCTGGACGGCGTGGCGCGCATCTTCCTCGGCAGCGATTTCGTCACCGTCACCAAGGTCGAGGGTGTCGAGTGGCAGGCGCTGAAGCCGCAGGTGCTGGGCGCCATCATGGAGCATTTCATGGCCGGCCGCCCGGTGGTGCTGGAGGCCGAGGGCGACGCCGCGCTGGAGGATAGCGACCCGGCCGATGCCGAGATCGTCGCCCAGATCAAGGAGCTGCTGGACACCCGGGTGCGCCCGGCCGTCGCCGGCGATGGCGGCGACATCGTCTTCCGCGGCTTCCGCGACGGCATCGTCAAGCTGCACCTGCAGGGCGCCTGCTCGGGCTGCCCCTCCTCCCGCGCCACGCTGAAGCACGGCGTCGAGAACATGCTGCGCCACTACGTGCCGGAGGTGATGGCGGTGGAGCAGGTCGACGCCTGA
- a CDS encoding universal stress protein has protein sequence MPEAARRDRVFLVVVDDSPERHTALRYACLRARNGGGRVALLRVIEPEGTVEWAGVGAMLQEERREDAEKLLSALAAEVQEITGGLPILLIREGEPRDALLTLLEEDPRLSILILASASNGSGPGPLITALTGRYAPRLRVPLTIVPGNLDDRELDRVT, from the coding sequence ATGCCCGAAGCCGCCCGGCGCGACCGCGTCTTCCTGGTAGTGGTCGATGACAGCCCGGAGCGCCACACGGCGCTGCGCTATGCCTGTCTGCGCGCCCGCAATGGCGGCGGCCGCGTCGCCCTGCTGCGGGTGATCGAGCCGGAAGGCACGGTGGAATGGGCCGGCGTCGGCGCCATGCTGCAGGAGGAACGGCGCGAGGATGCCGAGAAGCTGCTCTCGGCGCTGGCCGCCGAGGTGCAGGAGATCACCGGCGGCCTGCCGATTCTGCTGATCCGCGAGGGCGAGCCGCGCGACGCGCTGCTGACCCTGCTGGAGGAGGATCCGCGCCTGTCGATCCTGATCCTGGCCAGCGCCAGCAATGGCAGCGGGCCGGGGCCGCTGATCACCGCGCTGACCGGCCGCTACGCGCCGCGGCTGCGCGTGCCGCTGACCATCGTGCCCGGCAATCTGGACGACCGGGAACTCGACCGCGTCACCTGA
- a CDS encoding TIGR02186 family protein codes for MSAAGRLRAALLSLALLAGGAAQAQSPAPTPAPAPTPAPAPETAAPTPAPAPAPRRATPRPAQALPVPPPPPPGQPSAARPPLVAELSQTRVDITTGFSGTEVLVFGATERLLGESGDDVLVVAQSAVPEPMVVRRKIRVLGLWLNGPSARFRQVPGFYLLTGTRPLRQMLEEEERQAKRLGLEYLPLASTGEQQPEFRAALMQLKQQAGLWHEEEEPLHISGARLFRARLPLPATVGTGDYRVEVLLVRDGRVVARQELGFRVERVGTAARIADVAEERPVVYGLVCILLAAMAGWLGSVLFRRG; via the coding sequence ATGAGCGCGGCCGGGCGGCTCCGCGCGGCGCTGCTGTCGCTGGCGCTGCTGGCCGGTGGCGCGGCGCAGGCGCAATCGCCTGCGCCCACGCCCGCGCCTGCCCCCACGCCCGCCCCCGCGCCGGAGACCGCCGCGCCCACGCCGGCCCCCGCCCCCGCGCCGCGCCGCGCCACCCCGCGCCCGGCCCAGGCCCTGCCGGTGCCGCCGCCCCCGCCGCCCGGCCAGCCCAGCGCCGCCCGCCCGCCCCTGGTGGCCGAGCTGTCGCAGACCCGTGTCGACATCACCACCGGCTTCAGCGGCACCGAGGTGCTGGTCTTCGGCGCCACCGAGCGGCTGCTGGGCGAATCCGGCGACGACGTGCTGGTGGTGGCGCAGAGCGCGGTGCCCGAGCCCATGGTGGTGCGCCGCAAGATCCGCGTGCTGGGCCTCTGGCTGAACGGCCCCTCCGCCCGGTTCCGCCAGGTGCCCGGCTTCTACCTGCTGACCGGCACCCGCCCGCTGCGCCAGATGCTGGAGGAGGAGGAGCGCCAGGCGAAGCGCCTCGGCCTGGAATACCTCCCCCTCGCCTCCACCGGCGAGCAGCAGCCGGAATTCCGCGCCGCCCTGATGCAGCTGAAGCAGCAGGCCGGGCTGTGGCATGAGGAGGAGGAGCCGCTGCACATCTCCGGCGCCCGGCTGTTCCGCGCCCGGCTGCCGCTGCCGGCCACCGTCGGCACCGGCGACTACCGGGTGGAGGTGCTGCTGGTGCGCGATGGCCGCGTGGTCGCCCGGCAGGAGCTGGGCTTCCGGGTGGAGCGGGTGGGAACCGCCGCCCGCATCGCCGATGTCGCCGAGGAACGGCCGGTGGTATACGGGCTGGTCTGCATCCTGCTGGCGGCCATGGCCGGCTGGCTGGGCAGCGTGCTGTTCCGGAGGGGATGA
- a CDS encoding sulfite exporter TauE/SafE family protein: protein MQVYLPIAEMSVDALLLLGIGFGVGWLSGLFGVGGGFLLTPLLILIGIPAPVAVASGANQTLGASVSGLIAQWRRGNVDPRMGVVLLAGGFLGSFAGVQLFAWLRRQGQVDLAVSVFYVVILGTVGALMVRESVRAIIRRRRQVAPARLHAHLWMHGLPLKLRFRKSRLYISVIPPLVVGFGIGVLSAVMGVGGGFMLVPAMIYLLGMPTAVVIGTSLFQVVFVAANVTLLQAVSTGSVDIVLTLLLLVGGVAGAQFGASMGTRLRGEETRALLGLLVLGVALSLLWGLVATPDSLFAVGPIPV from the coding sequence ATGCAGGTCTATCTGCCGATCGCCGAGATGTCGGTGGATGCGCTGCTGCTGCTGGGCATCGGGTTCGGGGTGGGCTGGCTGTCCGGCCTGTTCGGCGTGGGCGGCGGCTTCCTGCTGACGCCGCTGCTGATCCTGATCGGCATTCCCGCCCCCGTCGCCGTCGCCTCCGGCGCCAACCAGACGCTGGGCGCCTCGGTCTCCGGCCTGATCGCGCAATGGCGGCGCGGCAATGTCGACCCGCGCATGGGGGTGGTGCTGCTGGCCGGCGGCTTCCTCGGCTCCTTCGCCGGGGTGCAGCTCTTTGCCTGGCTGCGACGGCAGGGGCAGGTCGATCTCGCCGTCTCGGTCTTCTATGTCGTCATCCTGGGCACGGTCGGCGCGCTGATGGTGCGCGAGAGCGTGCGCGCCATCATCCGCCGCCGCCGCCAGGTGGCGCCGGCCCGGCTGCACGCGCATCTCTGGATGCATGGCCTGCCGCTGAAGCTGCGCTTCCGCAAGTCGCGCCTCTACATCTCGGTCATCCCGCCGCTGGTGGTGGGCTTCGGCATCGGCGTGCTGTCGGCGGTGATGGGCGTCGGCGGCGGCTTCATGCTGGTGCCGGCGATGATCTACCTGCTCGGCATGCCGACGGCGGTGGTGATCGGCACCTCGCTGTTCCAGGTGGTGTTCGTCGCCGCCAATGTGACGCTGCTGCAGGCGGTCTCCACCGGCAGCGTCGACATTGTTCTCACTCTCCTGCTGCTGGTGGGCGGCGTCGCCGGGGCGCAGTTCGGCGCCAGCATGGGCACCCGCCTGCGCGGCGAGGAGACGCGCGCTTTGCTCGGCCTGCTGGTGCTGGGGGTGGCGCTCAGCCTGCTCTGGGGGCTGGTGGCGACGCCGGACAGCCTCTTCGCCGTGGGCCCGATCCCGGTATGA
- a CDS encoding bifunctional UDP-sugar hydrolase/5'-nucleotidase, with protein sequence MQLSRRGLLATALATPFAAPLALPALHRARAEAASRLALLHLNDFHAKHDGQQGSGAACRLDRPPCLGGSARLASGLDLLEAEARAEGRPSLRLDAGDQFTGSLYHTAHAGRAEAAVQRATRTQAMALGNHEFDGGPARLAAYAALLPFPLLSANLDATREPSLQGAFRSHVVFASGGARLGIIGLTTETTPQASSPGPTLAFRDAREAAERAIAAIRAEGPATIVLLSHLGLAADQALAASLPGVDVILGGHSHTLLADLPGADGPSPTLVDGPDRMVRILQAGAYGRWAGRFDLDLAPDGRVLAHGGRVLPITPDLPEEPAVAAIVAEYGRPLAELRARPVGRSPAALPNTECRKGECALGSLVAEAMLAAVPGAEIAVTNGGGLRAGLPEGAVSLGDVLEVLPFGNTLATLTLRGGDLRATLEAGLARYAENGGGFPQVAGLRYGFDPAAPAGQRLRGVEVAEAGGFRPLDDARAYRVVTNNFNRRGGDGYVAFRDRALDAYDNGPPLEDVAAAYLAADGAFRTRLDGRITRR encoded by the coding sequence ATGCAGCTCTCCCGTCGTGGCCTGCTGGCCACCGCCCTCGCCACCCCTTTCGCCGCGCCGCTGGCCCTGCCGGCGCTGCACCGCGCCCGGGCCGAGGCCGCGTCGCGCCTTGCCCTGCTGCACCTGAACGATTTCCACGCCAAGCATGACGGGCAGCAGGGCAGCGGCGCGGCCTGCCGGCTGGACCGGCCGCCCTGCCTCGGCGGCAGCGCCCGGCTGGCCAGCGGGCTCGACCTGCTGGAGGCCGAGGCGCGCGCCGAGGGCCGGCCTTCGCTGCGGCTCGATGCCGGCGACCAGTTCACCGGCAGCCTCTACCACACCGCGCATGCGGGCCGGGCGGAGGCGGCGGTGCAGCGCGCCACCCGCACCCAGGCCATGGCGCTGGGCAATCATGAATTCGATGGCGGGCCGGCGCGGCTGGCCGCCTATGCGGCGCTGCTGCCCTTCCCGCTGCTCTCGGCCAATCTGGACGCGACGCGGGAGCCCTCGCTGCAGGGCGCCTTCCGCAGCCATGTGGTGTTCGCCTCCGGCGGCGCGCGGCTCGGCATCATCGGCCTGACCACGGAGACGACGCCGCAGGCCTCCAGCCCGGGGCCGACGCTCGCCTTCCGCGACGCGCGCGAGGCGGCGGAGCGCGCCATCGCCGCGATCCGCGCCGAGGGGCCGGCGACCATCGTGCTGCTGTCGCATCTGGGGCTGGCCGCCGACCAGGCGCTGGCCGCCAGCCTGCCGGGGGTGGATGTCATCCTGGGCGGGCATTCGCACACGCTGCTGGCCGATCTGCCGGGGGCGGACGGGCCCTCGCCCACCCTGGTGGACGGGCCGGACCGGATGGTGCGCATCCTGCAGGCCGGCGCCTATGGCCGCTGGGCCGGGCGCTTCGACCTGGACCTAGCGCCGGATGGGCGCGTGCTGGCGCATGGCGGGCGGGTGCTGCCGATCACCCCCGATCTGCCGGAGGAGCCGGCGGTGGCGGCGATCGTCGCCGAATATGGCCGGCCGCTGGCCGAGCTGCGCGCCCGCCCGGTCGGCCGCAGCCCGGCGGCGCTGCCCAACACCGAATGCCGCAAGGGCGAATGCGCCCTCGGCAGCCTGGTGGCCGAGGCGATGCTGGCCGCCGTGCCCGGCGCCGAGATCGCGGTGACCAATGGCGGCGGGCTGCGCGCCGGCCTGCCGGAGGGGGCGGTCTCGCTGGGCGATGTGCTGGAGGTGCTGCCCTTCGGCAACACCCTGGCCACGCTGACGCTCCGCGGCGGCGATCTGCGCGCCACGCTGGAGGCCGGGCTCGCCCGCTATGCCGAGAATGGCGGTGGCTTCCCGCAGGTGGCCGGGCTGCGCTACGGCTTCGACCCGGCGGCGCCGGCCGGGCAGCGGCTGCGCGGTGTCGAGGTGGCGGAGGCGGGCGGCTTCCGCCCGCTCGACGATGCCCGCGCCTATCGCGTGGTGACCAACAATTTCAACCGGCGCGGCGGCGACGGCTATGTCGCCTTCCGCGACCGGGCGCTGGACGCCTATGACAATGGCCCGCCGCTGGAGGATGTGGCGGCGGCCTATCTGGCGGCGGATGGCGCCTTCCGCACCCGGCTCGATGGCCGCATCACCCGGCGCTGA